One genomic segment of Streptomyces sp. RerS4 includes these proteins:
- the leuE gene encoding leucine efflux protein LeuE yields the protein MLGVENLLTYALGALLIILLPGPSSLFTLSVAARLGVRAGYRAAAGVFLGETLLMVATAAGLASLLQTNELLFAIVKYVGAGYLSWIAVGMIRAAWAMWRRRNEKTAEDAAATPDPSAGGRLFRRSLVITVLNPKAILFFISFFVQFVDPQYAYPGLSFALLALVYQVISIAYVTALILGGTYLATQFRRRRKLSAGLTTGAGALFLGFAAKLATTSN from the coding sequence ATGCTGGGAGTGGAGAATCTGCTGACCTATGCCCTGGGCGCGCTGCTGATCATTCTGTTGCCGGGGCCGAGTTCTTTGTTCACGCTGTCGGTCGCCGCACGGCTCGGGGTCAGGGCTGGCTATCGCGCCGCGGCTGGGGTGTTCCTGGGCGAGACCCTGCTCATGGTGGCGACGGCTGCTGGGCTCGCTTCGCTGCTGCAGACCAACGAGCTGCTGTTCGCCATCGTGAAGTACGTCGGCGCCGGCTACCTGAGCTGGATCGCGGTGGGCATGATCCGGGCGGCGTGGGCGATGTGGCGACGCCGCAACGAGAAGACCGCAGAGGATGCCGCGGCCACCCCGGACCCCTCGGCGGGCGGAAGGTTGTTCCGGCGCTCGTTGGTGATCACCGTCCTGAACCCGAAGGCGATCTTGTTCTTCATCTCGTTCTTCGTGCAGTTCGTCGATCCCCAGTACGCGTACCCGGGGCTGTCGTTCGCGCTGCTCGCACTCGTCTACCAAGTCATCAGCATCGCGTACGTCACCGCGTTGATTCTCGGCGGTACGTACCTCGCCACGCAGTTCCGCCGCCGCCGGAAGCTGTCAGCGGGCCTCACGACGGGGGCGGGAGCGCTGTTCCTCGGTTTCGCGGCGAAGCTGGCAACAACGAGCAACTGA